From one Rhodamnia argentea isolate NSW1041297 chromosome 1, ASM2092103v1, whole genome shotgun sequence genomic stretch:
- the LOC125314932 gene encoding multiple organellar RNA editing factor 8, chloroplastic/mitochondrial-like, which produces MATLLFTSSLLSIHRQVSLLSRSLSSSAPASAPFSPLSLPSDLRHHLRPLSAASAEFRRRVALASSARSFATRSTSSSINNPNPKLWNRPPKETILLDGCDIDSWVVVMEQPEGDPTRHEIMDSYFKTLAQVVESEAAAKKSMYLASTGKYFWDLEPIFLELNGLFLTKVSRLMIINKHCMRVSNYSSEFEPFINEQAVPYHPKYYEGWLRNNARVTERNGRKDGTRNFDRLRHHLQVRDMLPPMHSQGMQNPPPQGNMPPPTMGGGMPPTSKPWQNACTTKVECPKAAMVDLFVAHCSPPPNLNKTIYLHNLEHLVVLMKMAKGFPTKDEIINSYIQTLAQVETGAGFINLILF; this is translated from the exons ATGGCGACTCTGCTCTTCACCAGCTCCCTCCTCTCCATCCATCGGCAAGTCTCCCTCCTCTCTcgctccctctcctcctccgctcCCGCCTCCGCGcctttttcccctctctccctACCCTCCGACCTCCGCCATCACCTCCGCCCCCTCTCCGCGGCCTCCGCTGAGTTCCGCCGCCGCGTCGCCTTGGCATCATCCGCCCGCTCCTTCGCGACGAGGTCGACTTCTTCTTCGATCAACAATCCGAACCCCAAATTGTGGAACCGTCCCCCGAAGGAGACGATACTTCTCGACGGTTGCGACATCGACAGCTGGGTCGTCGTAATGGAGCAGCCGGAGGGTGATCCTACTAGGCATGAGATCATGGATAGTTATTTTAAGACGCTTGCGCAGGTTGTTGAAAG TGAAGCAGCAGCCAAAAAGAGTATGTACTTGGCTTCAACAGGGAAGTACTTTTGGGATTTGGAGCCC ATCTTCCTAGAGTTGAACGGGTTGTTCTTGACCAAAGTGTCAAGATTAATGATTATCAAT AAGCATTGTATGAGAGTCTCAAATTATTCAAGTGAATTTGAACCTTTTATTAACGAGCAAGCAGTTCCTTATCACCCCAAGTATTATGAAGGATGGTTGAGAAATAATGCTCGAGTTACCGAGAGGAATGGGCGTAAAGATGGAACTCGTAATTTCGACAGATTGAGGCACCATTTGCAAGTCAGGGACATGCTACCACCTATGCATAGCCAAGGGATGCAGAACCCTCCACCTCAAGGCAACATGCCCCCACCAACTATGGGTGGTGGAATGCCCCCAACGAGCAAACCTTGGCAGAATGCTTGCACAACCAAGGTGGAATGCCCCAAAGCAGCTATG GTCGACCTTTTTGTCGCTCACTGTTCTCCGCCCCCGAACCTGAACAAGACGATATATCTCCACAACTTGGAGCACTTGGTCGTCCTAATGAAGATGGCGAAGGGCTTTCCTACTAAGGATGAGATCATCAATAGTTATATTCAGACGCTTGCGCAG GTTGAGACCGGTGCTGGGTTTATCAACCTCATATTGTTTTAG
- the LOC115738955 gene encoding uncharacterized protein LOC115738955 isoform X1 translates to MKSETVTLVLVNLASIMERADESLLPGVYKEVGAALHIDPTGLGSLTLFRAIVQSACYPLAAYLASRHNRAHVIALGAFLWSAATFLVAISSTFLQVAISRGLNGIGLALVIPAVQSLVADSTDDSNRGMAFGWLQLTGNIGSIIGGLCSVLIASTSFLGIPGWRIAFHLVAIISVVVGILVRLFAKDPRNSDDKNLAKESFWSALKNLVKEAKLVMRIPSFQIIVAQGVSGSFPWSALTFATMWLELIGFTHITTAFLMTMFIVAASLGGLFGGWMGDMLAKRLPNSGRIILSQISSGSAIPLAAVLLLALPDDPSTAFMHGLVLFIMGLIISWNAPATNNPIFAEIVPEKSRTSIYALDRSFESILASFAPPLVGILAQRVYGFKPIPKGSSDSVEIETDRENAASLAKALYTAIGIPMMICCLIYSFLYCTYPRDRDRARMTELIESEMQQMEVDSPRSEESLDGLGTVKSNGGYEKERSVIDIHYGMEESIDLDENDERSLLSRQLTSVDDQE, encoded by the exons ATGAAATCGGAGACGGTGACTTTGGTGCTGGTGAATCTGGCGTCCATCATGGAGAGGGCGGACGAGTCTCTGCTTCCGGGCGTGTACAAGGAGGTCGGTGCTGCTCTGCACATCGATCCGACGGGTCTCGGGTCGTTGACGCTGTTCCGCGCCATCGTCCAGTCTGCTTGCTATCCGCTCGCCGCTTACCTTGCGTCCCGCCACAACCGTGCCCACGTCATTGCCCTCGGCGCCTTCCTCTGGTCCGCCGCCACTTTCCTCGTCGCTATTTCCTCCACTTTCCTtcag GTGGCGATTTCAAGAGGCTTGAATGGGATCGGACTTGCGCTAGTAATACCTGCAGTTCAGTCTCTTGTTGCAGACTCTACAGATGATAGCAACCGCGGGATGGCATTTGGATGGCTGCAGCTCACGGGCAACATCGGCTCCATCATCGGAGGGCTGTGTTCTGTTTTAATAGCCTCAACATCCTTCCTGGGAATCCCCGGTTGGAGAATTGCTTTTCACCTGGTCGCCATCATAAGTGTTGTCGTCGGTATTTTGGTGCGGCTCTTTGCTAAGGATCCTCGAAATTCTGATGACAAGAATCTAGCTAAAGAGTCCTTCTGGTCAGCACTCAAGAACCTGGTTAAAGAAGCCAAATTGGTGATGAGGATCCCATCATTTCAGATAATAGTGGCTCAGGGCGTGTCTGGGTCATTCCCGTGGTCAGCTCTTACATTTGCCACAATGTGGTTGGAACTCATTGGCTTCACTCACATTACAACAGCATTCCTCATGACAATGTTCATTGTCGCTGCTTCACTTGGTGGTCTCTTCGGAGGCTGGATGGGGGATATGCTCGCCAAACGCCTGCCCAACTCGGGTAGAATAATCTTGTCGCAGATAAGTTCTGGTTCAGCGATTCCTTTAGCTGCAGTTTTGCTCCTGGCATTGCCTGATGACCCTTCCACAGCCTTCATGCACGGTCTGGTTCTGTTTATCATGGGTCTGATCATATCCTGGAATGCCCCGGCTACGAACAA TCCAATATTTGCAGAGATTGTCCCTGAGAAATCCAGAACAAGCATCTATGCGCTGGATCGCTCCTTCGAGTCCATCCTAGCATCATTCGCTCCCCCATTGGTCGGGATTCTGGCTCAGCGTGTTTACGGGTTTAAGCCAATTCCCAAGGGATCATCCGACTCCGTAGAGATAGAAACAGATAGGGAAAACGCCGCATCGCTTGCGAAAGCCCTTTACACAGCCATCGGAATCCCAATGATGATCTGTTGCCTTATCTACTCTTTCCTCTACTGCACGTACCCGAGAGATAGAGACCGCGCAAGAATGACTGAGCTGATTGAATCGGAAATGCAGCAGATGGAGGTCGATAGCCCTCGCTCCGAAGAAAGCCTGGACGGCCTTGGTACGGTAAAGTCGAACGGCGGTTATGAGAAGGAGAGGAGCGTGATTGACATCCATTACGGAATGGAGGAAAGTATTGACTTGGATGAAAATGACGAAAGATCCTTGCTTTCGAGGCAGCTTACCTCTGTGGACGACCAAGAATGA
- the LOC115738955 gene encoding lincomycin resistance protein-like isoform X3, with product MKSETVTLVLVNLASIMERADESLLPGVYKEVGAALHIDPTGLGSLTLFRAIVQSACYPLAAYLASRHNRAHVIALGAFLWSAATFLVAISSTFLQVAISRGLNGIGLALVIPAVQSLVADSTDDSNRGMAFGWLQLTGNIGSIIGGLCSVLIASTSFLGIPGWRIAFHLVAIISVVVGILVRLFAKDPRNSDDKNLAKESFWSALKNLVKEAKLVMRIPSFQIIVAQGVSGSFPWSALTFATMWLELIGFTHITTAFLMTMFIVAASLGGLFGGWMGDMLAKRLPNSGRIILSQISSGSAIPLAAVLLLALPDDPSTAFMHGLVLFIMGLIISWNAPATNKDCP from the exons ATGAAATCGGAGACGGTGACTTTGGTGCTGGTGAATCTGGCGTCCATCATGGAGAGGGCGGACGAGTCTCTGCTTCCGGGCGTGTACAAGGAGGTCGGTGCTGCTCTGCACATCGATCCGACGGGTCTCGGGTCGTTGACGCTGTTCCGCGCCATCGTCCAGTCTGCTTGCTATCCGCTCGCCGCTTACCTTGCGTCCCGCCACAACCGTGCCCACGTCATTGCCCTCGGCGCCTTCCTCTGGTCCGCCGCCACTTTCCTCGTCGCTATTTCCTCCACTTTCCTtcag GTGGCGATTTCAAGAGGCTTGAATGGGATCGGACTTGCGCTAGTAATACCTGCAGTTCAGTCTCTTGTTGCAGACTCTACAGATGATAGCAACCGCGGGATGGCATTTGGATGGCTGCAGCTCACGGGCAACATCGGCTCCATCATCGGAGGGCTGTGTTCTGTTTTAATAGCCTCAACATCCTTCCTGGGAATCCCCGGTTGGAGAATTGCTTTTCACCTGGTCGCCATCATAAGTGTTGTCGTCGGTATTTTGGTGCGGCTCTTTGCTAAGGATCCTCGAAATTCTGATGACAAGAATCTAGCTAAAGAGTCCTTCTGGTCAGCACTCAAGAACCTGGTTAAAGAAGCCAAATTGGTGATGAGGATCCCATCATTTCAGATAATAGTGGCTCAGGGCGTGTCTGGGTCATTCCCGTGGTCAGCTCTTACATTTGCCACAATGTGGTTGGAACTCATTGGCTTCACTCACATTACAACAGCATTCCTCATGACAATGTTCATTGTCGCTGCTTCACTTGGTGGTCTCTTCGGAGGCTGGATGGGGGATATGCTCGCCAAACGCCTGCCCAACTCGGGTAGAATAATCTTGTCGCAGATAAGTTCTGGTTCAGCGATTCCTTTAGCTGCAGTTTTGCTCCTGGCATTGCCTGATGACCCTTCCACAGCCTTCATGCACGGTCTGGTTCTGTTTATCATGGGTCTGATCATATCCTGGAATGCCCCGGCTACGAACAA AGATTGTCCCTGA
- the LOC115738955 gene encoding lincomycin resistance protein-like isoform X2 — protein sequence MKSETVTLVLVNLASIMERADESLLPGVYKEVGAALHIDPTGLGSLTLFRAIVQSACYPLAAYLASRHNRAHVIALGAFLWSAATFLVAISSTFLQVAISRGLNGIGLALVIPAVQSLVADSTDDSNRGMAFGWLQLTGNIGSIIGGLCSVLIASTSFLGIPGWRIAFHLVAIISVVVGILVRLFAKDPRNSDDKNLAKESFWSALKNLVKEAKLVMRIPSFQIIVAQGVSGSFPWSALTFATMWLELIGFTHITTAFLMTMFIVAASLGGLFGGWMGDMLAKRLPNSGRIILSQISSGSAIPLAAVLLLALPDDPSTAFMHGLVLFIMGLIISWNAPATNNTQSNICRDCP from the exons ATGAAATCGGAGACGGTGACTTTGGTGCTGGTGAATCTGGCGTCCATCATGGAGAGGGCGGACGAGTCTCTGCTTCCGGGCGTGTACAAGGAGGTCGGTGCTGCTCTGCACATCGATCCGACGGGTCTCGGGTCGTTGACGCTGTTCCGCGCCATCGTCCAGTCTGCTTGCTATCCGCTCGCCGCTTACCTTGCGTCCCGCCACAACCGTGCCCACGTCATTGCCCTCGGCGCCTTCCTCTGGTCCGCCGCCACTTTCCTCGTCGCTATTTCCTCCACTTTCCTtcag GTGGCGATTTCAAGAGGCTTGAATGGGATCGGACTTGCGCTAGTAATACCTGCAGTTCAGTCTCTTGTTGCAGACTCTACAGATGATAGCAACCGCGGGATGGCATTTGGATGGCTGCAGCTCACGGGCAACATCGGCTCCATCATCGGAGGGCTGTGTTCTGTTTTAATAGCCTCAACATCCTTCCTGGGAATCCCCGGTTGGAGAATTGCTTTTCACCTGGTCGCCATCATAAGTGTTGTCGTCGGTATTTTGGTGCGGCTCTTTGCTAAGGATCCTCGAAATTCTGATGACAAGAATCTAGCTAAAGAGTCCTTCTGGTCAGCACTCAAGAACCTGGTTAAAGAAGCCAAATTGGTGATGAGGATCCCATCATTTCAGATAATAGTGGCTCAGGGCGTGTCTGGGTCATTCCCGTGGTCAGCTCTTACATTTGCCACAATGTGGTTGGAACTCATTGGCTTCACTCACATTACAACAGCATTCCTCATGACAATGTTCATTGTCGCTGCTTCACTTGGTGGTCTCTTCGGAGGCTGGATGGGGGATATGCTCGCCAAACGCCTGCCCAACTCGGGTAGAATAATCTTGTCGCAGATAAGTTCTGGTTCAGCGATTCCTTTAGCTGCAGTTTTGCTCCTGGCATTGCCTGATGACCCTTCCACAGCCTTCATGCACGGTCTGGTTCTGTTTATCATGGGTCTGATCATATCCTGGAATGCCCCGGCTACGAACAA CACACAGTCCAATATTTGCAGAGATTGTCCCTGA
- the LOC115738926 gene encoding LOW QUALITY PROTEIN: uncharacterized MFS-type transporter YcxA-like (The sequence of the model RefSeq protein was modified relative to this genomic sequence to represent the inferred CDS: substituted 1 base at 1 genomic stop codon): MRSETLTLTLVLVNLAAIMERADESLLPGVYKEVGAALHTDPTGLGSLSLIRSAVQSCCYPLAAYLAARHNRARVIALGAFLWAAATFLVAVSSTFLQVAISRGLNGIGLAIVIPAIQSLIADCTDEGNRGMAFGWLQLMGNLGSIIGSLCSVLIASTSFLGIPGWRIAFHLVGLVSVIVGVLVQLFASDPQFSDDNNLVKDQNLHKPFWSDVKDLVKQSKSVIRIPSFQIIVAQGVFGXFSGSALSFAPMWLELIGFTHSTTAFLMTAFIIAFSLGGLLGGWMGDVLARRLPNSGRIILSQISAASAIPLAAILLLALPDDPSTAFMHGLLLFIMGLWTSWNAPATNKDCP; the protein is encoded by the exons ATGAGATCCGAAACGCTGACGCTGACGCTGGTGCTGGTGAATCTGGCGGCGATAATGGAGAGGGCGGACGAGTCTCTGCTTCCGGGCGTGTACAAGGAGGTCGGCGCTGCTCTTCACACGGATCCGACGGGTCTCGGGTCGCTGTCGCTGATCCGGTCCGCCGTTCAGTCCTGCTGCTACCCGCTTGCCGCTTACCTCGCGGCCCGCCACAACCGTGCCCGCGTCATAGCTCTCGGCGCTTTCCTCTGGGCCGCCGCCACTTTCCTCGTGGCTGTTTCTTCAACTTTTCTTCAG GTAGCAATTTCAAGAGGCTTGAATGGCATCGGGCTCGCAATAGTGATACCTGCTATCCAATCCCTCATCGCGGATTGCACGGACGAGGGCAACCGCGGGATGGCGTTTGGATGGCTGCAGCTGATGGGGAACCTTGGCTCCATCATTGGGTCGCTGTGTTCTGTTTTAATTGCCTCGACATCATTCCTAGGAATCCCCGGCTGGAGAATTGCTTTTCACCTGGTTGGACTAGTAAGTGTCATCGTTGGTGTTCTGGTGCAGCTCTTCGCAAGTGATCCTCAATTTTCCGATGACAATAACCTAGTTAAAGATCAGAATTTGCACAAGCCCTTCTGGTCAGATGTCAAAGACCTGGTTAAACAATCGAAATCGGTCATTAGAATCCCATCCTTTCAGATAATAGTGGCTCAGGGTGTATTTGGGTAATTCTCAGGGTCGGCTCTTTCATTCGCCCCAATGTGGTTGGAGCTCATCGGCTTCACGCACAGTACGACGGCCTTCCTTATGACGGCCTTCATCATCGCCTTCTCGCTCGGGGGTCTACTCGGAGGTTGGATGGGGGATGTTCTCGCCAGGCGCTTGCCCAACTCGGGAAGAATAATCTTGTCGCAGATAAGTGCTGCTTCGGCCATTCCTTTAGCTGCCATTTTGCTTCTGGCGTTGCCCGATGATCCTTCCACAGCCTTCATGCATGGTCTCCTTTTATTTATCATGGGGCTGTGGACATCCTGGAATGCCCCGGCCACGAACAA AGATTGTCCCTGA
- the LOC115731970 gene encoding formin-like protein 3 — protein MDSGNSSASSQSSGGGDDEPYPSRADISSLFNAAAALFRPPPPPPPPTPSLHHQQLMFDPSSVLSNYFDPLTRSAPPASPLLNLDAAWPRSPRPDPSCTDLGLPSQQSPFLGFGRGPPPGGGVAPVQFPLAQEGSKPVQGQATASSAADDGNNAGNANAPPARNPKKRSRASRRAPTTVLTTDTTNFRAMVQEFTGIPAPPFAASPFQRSRLDLFGTTLRSGHLDTSSSPPPPYLLRPFAQRFHHPPPTSSSTPSFLGPSAMLDALASSSPAATTSNTNTTNNENVPSGNTSATTNTSTATNAAPPLPFGLLKHPQNLLINMNAQNPILDFGNSLFQASLKYPNLPGPSAIDGAAADHHPHSNLRIGALEDFVRPPSAETENNDTTAAATNWNDRGAGDGGNHHQGLLSSLGGGITGNYGDDEDHPRRATNGRVFTYSGSDNNPSAPDRFHGDRGPEAAAIGARSEGMVESWICSSD, from the coding sequence ATGGATTCTGGGAACAGTAGCGCGAGCTCGCAGTCCtcgggcggcggcgacgacgagcCGTACCCCTCACGCGCCGACATCTCCTCCCTCTTcaacgccgccgccgccctcttccgcccaccaccaccaccaccaccaccaacgcCATCGCTGCACCACCAGCAACTGATGTTCGACCCCTCTTCCGTGCTGTCCAACTACTTCGACCCGTTGACCCGGTCGGCCCCGCCCGCGAGCCCGCTGCTGAACTTGGACGCCGCCTGGCCCAGGAGCCCGAGACCCGACCCCAGCTGCACCGATCTCGGCCTCCCGTCGCAGCAGTCGCCTTTTCTGGGATTCGGCAGAGGACCGCCGCCCGGTGGCGGCGTGGCTCCGGTCCAATTCCCTCTGGCTCAGGAGGGCTCGAAGCCGGTGCAAGGTCAGGCCACGGCTTCGTCGGCCGCCGACGACGGCAACAACGCCGGGAACGCCAACGCCCCCCCTGCGCGGAATCCCAAGAAGAGATCGAGGGCGTCGAGGAGGGCGCCGACGACGGTGCTGACGACCGACACAACCAACTTCCGGGCAATGGTCCAGGAGTTCACCGGGATCCCGGCGCCGCCTTTCGCCGCGTCGCCGTTCCAGAGGAGCCGTCTCGATCTCTTCGGGACCACACTGCGATCGGGCCACCTCGACACGTCCTCGTCACCGCCACCACCGTATCTCCTGAGGCCGTTCGCCCAGCGGTTCCATCACCCTCCTCCGACCTCTTCGTCGACCCCGTCGTTTCTGGGTCCTTCGGCGATGCTCGACGCCTTAGCTTCGTCTTCTCCGGCGGCGACAACTAGTAACACCAACACCACCAACAATGAAAACGTCCCTTCCGGTAACACTTCGGCGACGACCAACACTAGCACTGCTACTAATGCAGCTCCTCCATTGCCATTTGGCCTCTTGAAGCATCCACAGAACCTGCTCATCAACATGAACGCTCAGAACCCGATTCTTGATTTCGGAAACTCCCTCTTCCAAGCCTCTCTCAAGTACCCCAACCTGCCCGGACCCTCTGCAATCGACGGCGCGGCCGCCGATCATCACCCTCATTCGAATCTCCGAATAGGGGCCTTGGAGGACTTCGTGCGGCCGCCTTCCGCCGAGACGGAGAACAACGACACGACTGCCGCAGCGACGAACTGGAACGACAGAGGAGCTGGCGACGGCGGCAATCACCATCAAGGATTGTTGAGCTCTCTTGGAGGCGGCATTACTGGCAATTATGGCGACGACGAAGATCATCCCCGGAGGGCGACAAACGGGAGGGTCTTTACCTACTCGGGCAGCGACAACAACCCCTCGGCGCCGGATCGTTTCCACGGAGATAGAGGCCCGGAGGCTGCGGCCATCGGCGCGAGGAGCGAAGGTATGGTCGAGTCGTGGATTTGCTCGTCGGATTAG
- the LOC115738826 gene encoding succinate dehydrogenase [ubiquinone] iron-sulfur subunit 3, mitochondrial, with the protein MWRSLFRHVYEKAGGLLELGKKEASQKFPVLEDRPAGRRHAEQAMETFETIEKKKGATVKEFRIYRWSPDLTACGPMVLDALQKIKAEDDSTLTYRRSCREGICGSCAMNIDGTNTVACLKPIDADTSKPTTITPLPHMYVIKDLAVDLTNFYRQYKSIEPWLKTRRLSEDGREYRQTPAERKRLDRLYECILCACCSSSCPSYWWNPEEFLGPAALLQAYRWICDSRDEFADQRLQALTEDQKRLYGCRTIKNCTKTCPKSLDPAGAIHKMKARHLLSVPVEKAESR; encoded by the exons atgtggAGGAGCTTGTTTCGCCACGTCTACGAGAAAGCAGGTGGGTTATTAGAGCTGGGCAAGAAGGAGGCGTCGCAGAAGTTCCCAGTTCTTGAAGACCGCCCAGCGGGGCGACGACATGCAGAGCAAGCGATGGAGACGTTCGAGACGatcgagaagaagaagggagcGACGGTGAAGGAGTTTCGGATCTATCGGTGGAGCCCCGACTTGACCGCCTGTGGTCCTATG GTGTTGGATGCACTTCAGAAGATAAAAGCGGAGGACGACTCGACGCTGACCTACAGGAGGTCGTGTAGGGAAGGGATATGCGGGTCGTGCGCCATGAACATCGACGGGACCAACACCGTGGCTTGTCTCAAGCCCATCGACGCGGACACTTCGAAGCCCACTACGATCACTCCACTCCCGCACATGTATGTCATCAAGGACCTCGCCGTCGATCTCACCAACTTCTATCGGCAGTACAA GTCAATCGAGCCGTGGCTTAAGACGAGACGTCTGTCGGAAGATGGTCGGGAATACCGGCAAACTCCGGCGGAAAGAAAGAGATTGGACAGGCTTTACGAATGCATATTATGCGCGTGCTGCAGTAGTTCGTGCCCGTCCTATTGGTGGAATCCGGAAGAGTTCTTGGGACCGGCCGCGCTTCTCCAAGCATATAGATGGATATGTGACAG CCGAGACGAATTCGCCGACCAGCGACTCCAGGcactaacggaggaccaaaaGAGGTTGTACGGATGCAGGACGATAAAGAATTGCACCAAGACCTGTCCGAAAAGCCTCGATCCCGCCGGTGCTATTCACAAGATGAAGGCCCGGCATTTGCTTTCGGTGCCGGTCGAGAAGGCCGAGAGCCGCTGA
- the LOC115738896 gene encoding protein SCO1 homolog 2, mitochondrial — protein MILRRVLSSSKHRSREASNLLQRFGPERNVQTFNYSKSSRNGNGRRNVFPVLPAEADASRPSRNYLIPSLIVGGVVGAAVLIRYNDERRATLKGQGSSGEGNSVRGPIIGGPFTLIDTEHRIVTEKDLKGKWVLLYFGYTSSPDVGPEQLNTMAKAIDILESKQNAEILPVFVTIDPQRDIPSHLRAYLKEFHPRIIGLTGSVAAVRQMAQEYRVYFRKVEEEGDDYLVETSHNMYLLNPNMEVVRCFGVEYSAEELSEAIATELQRNPRNYVAGSSAP, from the exons ATGATTCTTCGTCGTGTTCTCTCTTCTTCTAAGCACCGCTCGAGAGAGGCTTCGAATTTGCTCCAGAG GTTTGGTCCGGAGAGGAATgttcaaacttttaattattcaaAATCGTCCAGAAATGGTAATGGGCGTCGGAATGTTTTTCCCGTATTGCCTGCCGAAGCAGATGCTTCTCGGCCTTCGAGAAACTATCTCATT CCTAGTCTTATAGTAGGAGGTGTCGTTGGGGCTGCAGTTCTAATCCGTTATAATGACGAGAGGAGAGCAACTTTAAAAG GTCAAGGAAGTAGCGGGGAAGGAAATTCAGTCAGGGGACCGATTATTGGTGGaccatttactttaattgacaCGGAGCATCGGATTGTCACTGAAAAGgacttaaaaggaaaatgggtACTCCTCTATTTCGGGTATACATCATCACCTGATGTTGGTCCCGAACAACTCAATACAATGGCGAAAGCTATTGACATATTAG AGTCAAAACAGAACGCAGAGATTTTACCAGTATTTGTCACGATTGATCCTCAGAGGGATATACCTTCTCATCTCCGTGCTTATCTTAAAG AGTTCCATCCGAGAATAATTGGACTTACAGGATCTGTTGCTGCTGTTAGGCAGATGGCGCAGGAATACCGAGTTTACTTCAGGAAGGTCGAAGAGGAAGGGGATGATTATCTTGTAGAGACCTCTCACAACAT GTACTTGCTGAATCCGAACATGGAGGTGGTGCGCTGCTTCGGAGTGGAGTACAGTGCTGAAGAACTGTCAGAGGCAATAGCCACTGAATTACAGAGAAACCCAAGAAACTATGTTGCTGGTTCTTCCGCACCTTGA